In a genomic window of Candidatus Thermoplasmatota archaeon:
- a CDS encoding ATP phosphoribosyltransferase, with translation LPGISGPTIMNIMGREDMVAIHAVANEDEVNGVITMLKSIGATGILVMPIDRMVL, from the coding sequence TTCTGCCGGGGATCTCAGGTCCCACTATCATGAACATCATGGGCCGTGAGGACATGGTGGCTATCCACGCTGTCGCCAACGAAGACGAAGTCAACGGTGTGATCACGATGCTCAAGAGCATCGGTGCCACAGGAATACTCGTGATGCCAATCGATAGGATGGTACTGTGA